The Argonema galeatum A003/A1 DNA segment GACTGAGATATTTCTGCGTCAGCAACATCATCCTCGAAAACTTCCGGGCAGTGTTTATTCAGATTTTCAATAAATTGCTCAGTGGTAATTTCTGCAAAATGCTTGCGAATCAGTTCAGCCGCTCTTTTGGGATTTGCCATTATAAAATTACTCCTTATAGTTCTATCAAACAAGAATCCTCAATTAGAGATGTATCTCTGACGGCTATTTGGATATGAGCGCGATCGAAAACAGCAGAATTAGGAAAAATACGCTCACCCTCCACGAACACACCTCGAATCGCGCGAATACTTTCTGCTTGTGGATTTAAGATTTGTTCAACTAGATAGTTGAAGTAAGCACAGTCTAACCTATGCGCTTTGGATATCTCTGGATTCTGCCGAGGTAAAGGTCTATTTGCTTGCCTGAACTCCTCCACAAATACAGTATAGGCTTCCCTGATGATGGGAAACCATTCAATGTCCAGTAAATCGATGCAGTCATCTAAGCGGATGGTGGAACGAATTACAGCCGGATTTGCAGGATGTTGCTGCTTGGCCCATTCCCAAGCGCGTACTGGTGCATCTTGGAAGAAGTAAACCCCCGTTCCTAGCCAGTCGTAGTCATTGGAACTAACGTTAAAACCCTGCTGAATAATTGTCGTCGCCACCTCCGTATTTGTACCGTGATAGCCGTAGACTCGAATTGTCTCAGGCACTCAGAACCTCCTCACTACCTTACCTTATGCGATCGTAGCCGTGCAGTTGACTATTAGCGCCTACAGCCTTCCATTTACATCAGTGTTGTGCCTCCAACACCTATTATCTGTTCTCTGATGTTAAATAGAACCAAAAATAGGGAAAACTTGAGATAGGGCTTTTCGACCAAGCCCTGCTATAAACAAGAGGTAAATAGACAATGCCAGCAATTACAAACTTTCGCAGCGATCCAGAAGCACTACACGATCTCTTGCAAAGCACAAAGGAGGGGGAAACTCAGCTACCTGACTTTCAACGCTCTTGGGTTTGGAACGATGAACAGATACGTAGCATCCTAGCCAGTATTTCTCTCTCATACCCTGTGGGAGTAGTAATGATGCTGGAAACAGGTAATCCTGATGTGCGATTTAAAACTCGACCAATTGAAGGCGTTACACTTAGCAATCCCATAGAAGCAAAGCGATTAATATTGGATGGACAGCAACGATTAACCTCTCTTGTCCAATCACTTCTTTTAGGCAAACCCGTCATCACTAAAGATGCACGAGGTAAAAAGGTTCATCGCTGGTATTATATTGATATTGTTAAGGCTCTTGCTCCCAATTTTGAACGAGAGGAAGCGATTTTAAGTTTGCCAGAAGACAAAATTATTCGCAATTTTCGTGGGGTTGTTGAGGAAGACTACTCAACACCTGAAAAAGAGTACCATAAAGGACTATTCCCGCTCGCACAAATTTTTGATTACGCTGCATGGCGTCGAGGGTATAATATCTTATTTCGCTACAATGAAGAAAGTCTCAACCTGTTTGACCGTTTCGAGGAAGAGGTTATTGACAGATTCAAGCAGTACCGAGTACCAGTTATCCTGTTGCGTAAGGAAACACCAAGAGAAGCCGTTTGTCAAGTTTTTGAGAAAGTCAATACTGGTGGTGTTTCTCTTACTGTTTTTGAGTTGATTACGGCTACTTTTGCTGCTGATAAGTTCAACCTGCGAGAAGATTGGGATAAGCGCGAAAAGGAACTGAAGAAATATCAGGTATTAAGGAATATTCAAAACACTGATTTCTTACAAGCGGTGACACTGTGTGCTACTTCTGAAAATCCTCCTGTAAGTTGTAAGCGCAAGGATGTACTAAAATTAAGTCTTCTGGAATATCAGAACTGGGCTAATTCAGTCACGCAAGGATTCAAACAAGCTGCAGAATTACTGCACACGCAAAAGATATTCACCGATCGCGATCTGCCTTACCAAACTCAGCTTACTGCTCTTGCAGCTATTTTAGCAGCACTGGTAAATCGCGCTAATAATGCTGAAGATAATGCCAAATTAATCCGTTGGTACTGGTGCGGAGTCTTCGGTGAACTATACGGCAGTGCTATTGAAAGTCGTCTCGCGAATGATTTCCAACAAGTATTGGAATGGATTAAGAACAACGGTTCTGAACCTGTTACAATTAGAGATGCTAACTTTGCTGCAAGTCGCCTACAATATCTCTACACCCGTAGAAGTGCTGCTTATAAAGGTTTATCTGCTTTGTTATTGCGAGATGGTGGCTGCGATTTCCACACTGGTTATCCTATAGACACTCTAAAAAACTTCGATCATCCTATTGATATTCATCACATCTTCCCGCGTCACTGGTGTCAAAAAAATGGTATTAAATCTGAATTTTACGACAGCGTAATAAACAAAACACCTCTTTCAGCTAAGACTAACCGCCAGATTGGAAGCAATGCTCCAAGTATTTATTTGCTCAAAATCCAGAAAGAAACAGGGATTTGTGAAACCAAAATAGATGAAATTTTGCGATCGCACGTCATCGATCCAGTTGCTTTACGTGCAGATGATTTTGATGCGTTTTTCCAAGCGCGTCAAAAAGCACTGCTTGAACGTATAGAGAAAGCAATGGGGAAAAATATTGTGCCTGTAGTCGATCTATCGGATCGATCAGACGATCCTGAGCAAGATGAGTACGACAACGACTTGGATAATGATGATGATTTGTCCCAAGCTATTTAGATTTTAGGAAGTGCGATCGCACTTCCCTCCGTGCTTTGAGGTAGTTATTCTATTGTAACGCTCTGTGCCAAACTCAATAATTGCTTTTCTGCGGCGGAGCGTTAATCTACTTACGTTAGTGGGACTGTCGCTGGCGAGTTATAGTTCAGTTTATTAGGATTACCTTAGCGAGCAGGCCATTTGGATCGTATATGTCAACTACTAAAAATCGTTTAGCTACCAAGTTATTGGGAAAAGTGCCGCTGCAAGCTATTCTGATTGTCCCTTTTGTGGTACAGATTGTTGGCGTAGTGGGACTCGTCGGCTATCTTTCGTTTACAAACGGACAAAAAGCGATCGCAGATCTCGCATCTAAATTACAGAACGAAGTCAGCTCGCGTATCGCTGGGCACCTCGATACGCTTTTAGCCACCCCCCGCCAAATCAACCAAATCAACCTGGATGCCTATGAGTTAGGCAACCTGAACTTGCAAGACCTCGATCGCACAATTAAGCCAAGCATCCCAGCAAACAGTAGAATCTCTACAGGAGACTAACCGGGTTCTTGACCAATTGAATGATACCACCCAAGTCCTACAGGGAATCATCTCCAGTTCGGTGGCATGAATTCCCAGCGCAGCGTGATTTTTTTCGTTTTCTCAAAACTAATAAAAAAGCACCTTTTTCAAGGTGCTAAAGACAACAACTATGATTCGATCGAACTTTTATTGATAAGTACGATTGTGGTTGCGAGTTCCGATAGATGCACCAACCATCGACGCCACTAAACCCAGTAATGAACCAAACACAAACGACCAACCAACTCTAGCAGCATTGCCAGCAATGTCGCGAGCTTGCTGTGCAGTGATATTGGGTGCCCTGTTCGGTACATTTACACCGCCTTGTTGAGCTTGATTAATCACTTCTCCTGCATTAGATGCAGCGATTCCAAAAGTACCGCCTACCCCACTTGCCAACAGCCAAGAACCAATTATTAGAGTCGTTGCCCAAAGAATTGCACCGTTGAGAAGGGCTGTACTGCGGTTCATCGGGCCGCTGGCACGGGCTGTAATCCAACCACCAACAAATAAGCCAATCAATAAACTGATAATTGACCAAATGCCTACGCCGATACCAACATCATCTGCATTCGATCTGGGAGCCCCTGAATTGGCAAGACTGCTCAAGCCAATAGCAGCACCCAAGGCACTTAAAATCAATTGAGTAGTTAAGGCAACCAAAAGACCTGAAATAATCGGCCCCCACCGCACGCGGTCGTGGTACTCAACGATTCGATTTCCGACTACAGGATCTACTACATCTGGCGCTCGATTGCCGTAAGCCATAACCTATTTCCTCCCCTATTCTCTATATGCGGTAAAGCTATCTTTAGTACTAATCAGCCTTGAGCTTTACTTTAGGGTTAGATTTACGTGGAGGATATCTACCACTAGAAGGAATCATTGGCTCTATCGAAAGAAGGAGATATAATAGTCACTGGAAACTTATAGCGATATCAATGGATAAATACTTATTGTTTCGGTTAATCGATGGGGTTTGAAAATTTTCAAGCCAAAGATAAATTAATAATGGTTTTTATATAGCAATTTTTAATGAAGTGAAGGTTGTCAGCTATTAAAACTTAATTCCACTCAGCTAAGGTTAAGTGAATCAGCAGTACTGACTGATTCCATCTACCTCTACAAACGTAGCTTGACGGCAGTGCCGATCGCAGTAATCAGGAGCAAAACACCGCTTTGGTCAACGTTAATTGTGCCCGTATCCACCTCGATACCGACGATCGCATTTGCTCCCAGACGCTGGGCTCGTTTTTCCAACTCGGCTATAGCTTCGCGCTGTCCCTGCTCAAACACCTTCTCGTAGCTACCAGTACGCCCACCTATTACATCTCGAAGGCCAGCAAAAAAATCACGTAATGCGTTGGTGCCATATACTACTTCCGCAGTGACAATACCTAAATAAGCTTGTATTTCCGCCCCTTGGACGATATCAGTTGTTGTCACAATCATCGTTTGTCCTCATAGGTGATAAAATTACCATTTAAGGTTATTATAATCAGCCGGTTCCCAAATCCAATTATTCCCGATCGAATATCGAAGCAATAGTAGCACTCTCGTAATGGCAGAAACACAAGGAAAATCTACCGTGCAAAAGCAAATCTTGTTCGCGATCGGTCTCCTGCTATGGGGAGGAATGGCGGTAACGACGCCGCCAGTTGCCCAAGCTGAAGAAGAATACGATCCGAGTACAGACACTATTTATCAGCTTCCTAGCGATTCTAGCGACGATGGGCTGAGTAAATTGCTACAGGATGCCCGTACTTTGGTGCAATCTGGAAATTTTGGACGTGCTTTAGCGATTTATCAACAGGCAGCTAGCTTAGATAGCAAAAATGCCCGTATTTATTCTGCTATCGGTTATGTACAAGCACGTCAAGGAAATTACCAGGCAGCAGTCAATGCTTATCAACAGGCAGTTGCTCTTGAACGCAGCAATGCAGAGTTTTATTACGCTCTGGGATACAGCCTTGCCAGCGCAGGAGACAACCGGGGTGCCGCCGCAGCTTATCGGCGTACCACCCAACTCGATCGCAATAACCTGAAAGCTTTCATGGGACTTGGCGCGGTTCTCTTCCGCCAGGAAGACTATCCGGGTGCTATGCGAGTCTACGAACAAGCGATTCAGCTCGATCCTAAGAGTGTAGAAATCCGTGCATCGATGGCTTCTATCCTGTTAAAACAGAAACGGTATCAGGACGCTATTAATGTGCTACAGCGAGCTGTCAGCCTTGAGCCGAACAATAGCAATTTGCAGTTCAACCTGGCTACCGCCTACCTCGCACAAGGTAACCAGAGTGCCGGATTGGCTGCGTTTGAACAAGCTGCGAACCTAGAACCGCGTAACGCCGAGATTCATCTGCAAATTGGCAAGCTACGACGTTCTCAAAATAATCTTGAAGGTGCTTTAGCCGCCTACCAGCGAGCTGTGGCAATAGACTCGAAATTAGCAGAAGCACACGCAGGTATCGGTGAAATTTTGCTACAGCAGCAAAAGTTTCAGGAAGCGGTTGCCGCTTATCGTCGTTTGACTAAAATAGTACCCCAAGAACCAACCGCTCACTTTAATCTGGGTATAGCTTTGAGCAGATGGGGACGAGGATCGGAAGCGATCGCATCTTTTAACCAAGCCCTCAACCTTTATCAGCGTCAAGGGCAAAGCGAAGGAGTACAAAAGGCCCAAGCCGCTCTTAGAGAACTCCAGCAGTAATTTAGGAGTCAGCTGTGGGGTGGGCATTGCTCACCCTACTTAAGAAATGTCCGATCGCCCAAAGGTGTGATTTAACCAATCTTATACTGAATTAGTATTATTACTGTATTGTGCTGAGTGAGTAAGTACAAATAGTATTTCTACTCAGCAGTTTTACCTACACTCTGTTTTTGGTTTCAGTAGATTATGTATATATTTCTCTGAAAACCCGGTTTCCGAATCCCGATTCAGTTGCCACAACTACGTATTTATTTCCAAGAAACCTGTTCTGGAACGTAAATACTCAATTTATCGGTGCCTACCTAATTAAAATTACCCATCTACCCAGTTTGCCAATGCTGCTATCTCTATTGAAAAATAAAAGAAAAAGTGGTTGGGTAGTTCGCCATATCTATCTATAAACGTAGGACTGAGGAAGTTATGGAAATCAAACGCGAATACGAAGACAAATTGCCTTTTAATTGGAAAAGCGATTCAAAAAAAGAGAGCGATCGATTATGGCTGCAAGACATTATCGACAACACAGCACCTTTTTCAGACCGATGGGTAAAAGCTCGGATTGTGCAACTAGCCTATGAGTTAGACTCTGAGGAAAAGATTGCCGGTGAATTGCAAAATGAGTTGAAAGAACAATGCCAGAAAACAAATGAGCAACCGGAGCAGTATCGCTCTTTTCAAGAAGAAGTTAATCTAGAGTATGTGATTGACACTCTGAATAAATGGAAAGGTAAAAGATTCAGGCAGACAAGCGCTCGTAACTTTGACGTTTACGCCTACAAAAAGAATCCTAATGTCTTTTTACTAATCAGCAAGACAACGAGTTCTTTGGATGTGAACCGCAAATTGCCCCCAAACAAGCTTTTCCGCGCCCTATTCAATGTCGATGAATTAGCCAGACTCATACAAGACGGTAAAGCAGAGCGTTTAACGTTACGAACCCACGGTTATGCCACGCCATCTGAAAACTTTTACAAAGGCTTTCGTAAAGAAGCCGATCGCCTGAGTGAGATAGCCCAGAACGGTCACTTTTATATTGGCTACAGTTGGCCTAGCGAACAGCCGCTACCTGTGTTTAAATACTTGGATGGATTGCTTAGCAAACTGGCTGTGTTTTCGCAACAACCAGATAAAAAGCCTTTAAAAAAGCGGGATAGACAAATCGACATCCGGTTAAAGTTTCTATTTTTACTAGCTTTGATTGCAGGCATTGTTGGCACCGTGGCAAATGGTCTCCTGTTACTAGGAGAAATGCTGTTTGATTTCCAGCTATTAAGTTTTTTGCCCCAGTGGGTTGGAATCAGTAGCGTTGTCTTTTTGCTTTGGGGGCTAGCCTTTTGGCTGTTGCGACAAACAAGCTACCAAGGCGATCGCACCAGGGCAATTTACTATGGAGTGCCGGACTTAGCAGAGTTCTTTTGGCGTCTAGATAAGGGGCTGAGCGAATTTGCGCCCGGTTGTTCTCTGAAAGTCAATATGGTTAGTCACAGCATGGGTGGCTTAGTGATACTAAACGTCCTGTGTATTTTGTGCTACCAGTTCCGCAAGGACGGTCAAAAAGACCATAAATTTGGCGATCGCTTCACACTCGATAAGTTAATTTTGGCTTCGCCGGATGTTCCCCTAGAGCTGATGCGGCAGGGTCGGAGCAATTATGTTCGCGATGCCTTGAATTGCTGCGATCAAATTTACTTGATGAGCAGCGATCGCGATATTGTCCTGCGCTACCTTTCCAATGTTGGCAACTGGTTTACCGAACCCAGCATTCAAATGTCCGGTTTGCGGCTGGGAAATGT contains these protein-coding regions:
- a CDS encoding GmrSD restriction endonuclease domain-containing protein, giving the protein MPAITNFRSDPEALHDLLQSTKEGETQLPDFQRSWVWNDEQIRSILASISLSYPVGVVMMLETGNPDVRFKTRPIEGVTLSNPIEAKRLILDGQQRLTSLVQSLLLGKPVITKDARGKKVHRWYYIDIVKALAPNFEREEAILSLPEDKIIRNFRGVVEEDYSTPEKEYHKGLFPLAQIFDYAAWRRGYNILFRYNEESLNLFDRFEEEVIDRFKQYRVPVILLRKETPREAVCQVFEKVNTGGVSLTVFELITATFAADKFNLREDWDKREKELKKYQVLRNIQNTDFLQAVTLCATSENPPVSCKRKDVLKLSLLEYQNWANSVTQGFKQAAELLHTQKIFTDRDLPYQTQLTALAAILAALVNRANNAEDNAKLIRWYWCGVFGELYGSAIESRLANDFQQVLEWIKNNGSEPVTIRDANFAASRLQYLYTRRSAAYKGLSALLLRDGGCDFHTGYPIDTLKNFDHPIDIHHIFPRHWCQKNGIKSEFYDSVINKTPLSAKTNRQIGSNAPSIYLLKIQKETGICETKIDEILRSHVIDPVALRADDFDAFFQARQKALLERIEKAMGKNIVPVVDLSDRSDDPEQDEYDNDLDNDDDLSQAI
- a CDS encoding tetratricopeptide repeat protein; the protein is MAETQGKSTVQKQILFAIGLLLWGGMAVTTPPVAQAEEEYDPSTDTIYQLPSDSSDDGLSKLLQDARTLVQSGNFGRALAIYQQAASLDSKNARIYSAIGYVQARQGNYQAAVNAYQQAVALERSNAEFYYALGYSLASAGDNRGAAAAYRRTTQLDRNNLKAFMGLGAVLFRQEDYPGAMRVYEQAIQLDPKSVEIRASMASILLKQKRYQDAINVLQRAVSLEPNNSNLQFNLATAYLAQGNQSAGLAAFEQAANLEPRNAEIHLQIGKLRRSQNNLEGALAAYQRAVAIDSKLAEAHAGIGEILLQQQKFQEAVAAYRRLTKIVPQEPTAHFNLGIALSRWGRGSEAIASFNQALNLYQRQGQSEGVQKAQAALRELQQ
- a CDS encoding YbjQ family protein, encoding MIVTTTDIVQGAEIQAYLGIVTAEVVYGTNALRDFFAGLRDVIGGRTGSYEKVFEQGQREAIAELEKRAQRLGANAIVGIEVDTGTINVDQSGVLLLITAIGTAVKLRL
- a CDS encoding alpha/beta hydrolase, with translation MEIKREYEDKLPFNWKSDSKKESDRLWLQDIIDNTAPFSDRWVKARIVQLAYELDSEEKIAGELQNELKEQCQKTNEQPEQYRSFQEEVNLEYVIDTLNKWKGKRFRQTSARNFDVYAYKKNPNVFLLISKTTSSLDVNRKLPPNKLFRALFNVDELARLIQDGKAERLTLRTHGYATPSENFYKGFRKEADRLSEIAQNGHFYIGYSWPSEQPLPVFKYLDGLLSKLAVFSQQPDKKPLKKRDRQIDIRLKFLFLLALIAGIVGTVANGLLLLGEMLFDFQLLSFLPQWVGISSVVFLLWGLAFWLLRQTSYQGDRTRAIYYGVPDLAEFFWRLDKGLSEFAPGCSLKVNMVSHSMGGLVILNVLCILCYQFRKDGQKDHKFGDRFTLDKLILASPDVPLELMRQGRSNYVRDALNCCDQIYLMSSDRDIVLRYLSNVGNWFTEPSIQMSGLRLGNVYLREDSQGKIAPWVRAMFYSQPTLQPTSDPELFDKLNYLDCSRMGSKKGRGGVNGIRSGLAKICLEKLQIDINLNGMFIDLANAIRYFYDSTLYRLKRSDIDGLDVHGGYFQQETISFEILEFLLKTQLEETDIQKQLEIMTGDRSEIRFLPSHKPVEQPANQLVDSID